The following coding sequences are from one Bradyrhizobium sp. 200 window:
- a CDS encoding TauD/TfdA family dioxygenase — translation MTQATTIDNVIPRADIVKRAARLGAEIKNVKLSGDLSDETIGAINQVLLEHKVIFFRDQNHLDDSEQERFAIRLGKLVPHPTVGAIKGTSSILELDSGRGGGRADQWHTDVTFVDAYPKISVLRGVVIPPFGGDTVWSNTAAAYLDLPPSLQRLADELWAVHSNAYDYAVKSRASEADRKHFDEVFTGTIYETEHPVVRVHPETGERTLVLGNFVQRFVGLPKYDGQRLFDLFQSHITAPENTVRWNWQTGDVAIWDNRATQHYAVNDYGDQHRVVRRATIDGDVPVSVDGRKSVTRIKSSKQPAAKAA, via the coding sequence ATGACCCAGGCGACCACCATTGATAACGTCATCCCGCGCGCGGATATCGTCAAACGGGCGGCAAGGCTCGGCGCGGAGATCAAGAACGTCAAGCTGTCGGGCGATCTGTCCGATGAAACGATCGGCGCGATCAACCAGGTGCTGCTCGAGCACAAGGTCATCTTCTTTCGCGACCAGAACCATCTCGATGATTCGGAGCAGGAACGTTTCGCTATCCGGCTGGGCAAGCTGGTGCCGCATCCGACCGTCGGCGCGATCAAGGGCACGTCGTCGATCCTGGAACTCGACTCGGGCAGGGGTGGCGGACGTGCCGACCAGTGGCATACCGACGTTACCTTTGTGGACGCCTATCCAAAGATATCGGTGCTGCGTGGCGTCGTGATCCCGCCATTCGGCGGCGACACCGTCTGGTCGAATACGGCTGCGGCCTATCTCGATCTACCGCCGTCCTTGCAGCGGCTCGCCGACGAGCTGTGGGCCGTCCACAGCAATGCCTACGACTATGCGGTGAAGTCACGTGCCTCTGAGGCCGATCGAAAGCATTTCGACGAGGTCTTCACCGGCACGATCTATGAGACCGAGCATCCCGTCGTCCGCGTCCATCCCGAAACCGGCGAGCGGACGCTGGTGCTTGGCAATTTCGTGCAGCGCTTCGTCGGCCTGCCGAAATATGACGGCCAAAGGCTGTTCGACTTGTTCCAGTCACACATCACCGCGCCTGAAAACACCGTGCGCTGGAACTGGCAGACCGGCGACGTCGCGATCTGGGACAACCGCGCCACGCAACATTACGCGGTCAACGATTACGGCGACCAGCACCGCGTTGTACGCCGCGCCACCATCGATGGCGACGTTCCGGTCAGCGTGGACGGCCGCAAAAGCGTCACGCGCATCAAGTCCAGCAAGCAGCCGGCTGCGAAGGCCGCCTAG
- a CDS encoding FAD/NAD(P)-binding protein, which translates to MRSIVMPQTDLDIVARETLRLIGPDPQNWVPDRDDVDHNVVVVGGGQSGSAFAFALRRAGIGKVSVIDAAPDNARAGVWRTSARMHKLRTPKNLPGPELGLPGLSFQAWYEARHGAAAYDALDRIPRLDWAAYLDWYRKLVGVPVRYSTRLVRIEPAGDHLRLHLEKGGVTRVETTRKLILASGFAGSGGAFVPDVVTQNVPKSGYAHTSERIDFEALRGKSIAVLGSAASAFDAAAVALEAGAREVHLFARRDNLASLPVIRIRGYPGAYDNYGSLPDAVRWHQAIRFRRAGSTPPPDAISRAVEFPNFHLHLASPWTAAGDLGRRFVATTPQGKVAFDFAIAGTGYTVDLTAQPELRDFAGEILRWGDRFTPPDDEQDESLAAYPYLGSGHEYLEREPGRAPHLKNIHAFNPAAFVSFGLPIGDVPSFKRDIPAIVARISRDLFLADLASHEERINGSIAEDFAAELYAAAVWRSPHTVAAE; encoded by the coding sequence ATGAGGTCGATCGTTATGCCGCAAACTGATCTCGACATTGTCGCCCGCGAGACGCTCCGCCTGATTGGGCCCGATCCGCAGAACTGGGTACCTGATCGCGATGACGTTGATCACAACGTCGTTGTCGTCGGCGGAGGACAGTCTGGAAGCGCATTCGCATTCGCGCTGCGGCGGGCCGGCATCGGAAAAGTATCCGTTATCGACGCAGCGCCCGACAACGCCAGGGCCGGCGTGTGGCGCACCAGCGCGCGTATGCATAAATTGCGGACGCCGAAGAACTTGCCCGGTCCTGAGCTGGGATTGCCTGGCTTGAGCTTCCAGGCGTGGTACGAAGCGCGCCATGGCGCGGCCGCTTATGATGCGCTCGACCGCATTCCACGGCTGGATTGGGCCGCCTACCTTGACTGGTATCGGAAGCTGGTCGGTGTGCCGGTCCGCTATAGCACAAGGCTCGTTCGCATCGAGCCGGCGGGCGACCATCTGCGGCTGCATCTGGAGAAGGGCGGGGTAACCCGGGTCGAGACCACAAGGAAGCTGATCCTGGCAAGCGGCTTTGCTGGCAGCGGCGGCGCCTTTGTGCCCGATGTGGTGACGCAGAACGTGCCGAAGTCCGGCTACGCGCACACGTCGGAGCGGATCGATTTCGAGGCCTTGCGTGGCAAGTCAATTGCCGTGCTGGGCAGCGCCGCGTCGGCCTTCGACGCGGCTGCCGTTGCACTGGAAGCTGGAGCGCGCGAAGTCCATCTGTTCGCCCGCCGCGACAACCTTGCTTCGTTGCCGGTGATCCGGATCCGCGGCTATCCCGGCGCCTATGACAATTACGGTTCGTTGCCGGACGCGGTGCGCTGGCATCAGGCGATCCGCTTTCGCCGCGCCGGTTCGACGCCACCCCCCGATGCAATCTCGCGGGCCGTGGAGTTCCCCAACTTTCACCTTCATCTGGCGTCTCCGTGGACGGCAGCAGGCGACCTGGGGCGGCGGTTCGTCGCGACCACGCCGCAGGGCAAGGTCGCGTTCGACTTCGCGATTGCCGGTACCGGCTACACTGTCGATCTCACTGCGCAGCCCGAATTGCGGGATTTTGCCGGCGAGATCCTGCGCTGGGGCGATCGGTTCACACCGCCTGATGACGAGCAGGACGAGAGCCTTGCGGCGTATCCCTATCTGGGCTCGGGGCATGAATATCTGGAAAGGGAGCCTGGCCGCGCGCCCCACCTGAAGAACATCCACGCTTTCAATCCAGCGGCCTTTGTCAGCTTTGGCTTGCCGATCGGGGATGTTCCAAGCTTCAAGCGCGATATCCCGGCGATCGTGGCGCGGATCAGCCGCGATCTGTTCCTGGCCGACCTCGCTTCACACGAGGAACGCATCAACGGATCGATCGCGGAGGATTTCGCCGCTGAACTCTATGCGGCCGCGGTCTGGCGATCGCCTCACACGGTTGCGGCCGAGTAG
- a CDS encoding methyltransferase domain-containing protein produces MPQTAGAISLERDTPELARNYEQAGIVQFHHGKFLIGPLAIKAGEHILDIGTGTGRLAEFVASLVGSQGHVIGIDPLQSRIDVAGLRQSKTLTFETGHAEDLSRFGDGQFDAVYLNSVFHWITEKDRALREIHRVLKPGGRLGLNVQDPSKPHQSRVLLREAIVQTGLADRYQESNPVLGATNEQLKELFAAAGFVDYRSDLRSLIDIHADANSLLKWSEASAFGNFLDGFSKSESDQVRTAFARLVEVKRTPEGLRLERYLRFAFARKALLSSNAHGPQT; encoded by the coding sequence ATGCCGCAGACTGCCGGAGCGATCAGCCTAGAACGCGATACGCCCGAACTTGCTCGCAACTATGAACAGGCCGGGATCGTTCAATTTCACCACGGCAAGTTCCTGATCGGTCCGCTCGCGATCAAGGCCGGCGAGCACATCCTGGACATCGGCACCGGAACAGGACGGCTTGCCGAATTCGTCGCCAGTCTGGTCGGCTCGCAGGGCCATGTCATTGGGATCGATCCATTACAAAGCCGCATCGACGTGGCGGGGCTGCGGCAGTCGAAAACGCTGACGTTCGAGACCGGCCACGCGGAAGACCTGTCCCGTTTTGGCGACGGCCAGTTCGACGCGGTCTACCTCAACAGCGTGTTCCACTGGATCACGGAGAAGGATCGCGCCTTGCGGGAAATCCACCGCGTGCTCAAGCCGGGTGGCAGACTGGGACTGAACGTTCAGGACCCTTCCAAACCGCACCAGTCCCGGGTTTTGCTTCGTGAGGCCATCGTGCAGACCGGCCTTGCGGATCGGTATCAAGAATCCAATCCTGTTCTCGGCGCCACGAACGAGCAACTCAAGGAATTGTTCGCGGCCGCCGGCTTCGTCGATTATCGCAGTGACCTGCGATCCCTGATCGATATCCATGCAGACGCAAATTCCCTGCTGAAATGGTCGGAAGCGAGCGCCTTCGGCAATTTTCTGGACGGATTCTCAAAATCGGAAAGCGATCAGGTGCGCACAGCCTTCGCCCGGCTGGTCGAAGTCAAACGCACCCCTGAAGGCCTCAGGCTGGAACGCTATCTGCGCTTTGCGTTTGCGCGCAAAGCCCTCCTCTCTTCCAACGCGCACGGACCCCAAACATGA
- a CDS encoding LLM class flavin-dependent oxidoreductase yields MSKRRQLSLNFFIYPDGHHEAAWRHKASAADRILDVTYYQDLAQRAEAHKFDAVFFADGPALADNIRYAQRFRLEPITLLTAIASATKRIGLIATASTTYTEPYNLARLFASLDHISGGRAGWNIVTTSTQQAAQNFGLPEHPPHGERYERAREYLDVITRLWDSWEDDAVINDPASGIFADTGKIHTIDHVGKHFRVRGPLNISRTPQGRPVYVQAGSSDDGRAFAARFAEAIFTAHQTLASAQEFYADIKRQAKSFDRHADQIKILPGISPFIASTQAEADRLQDEFNELIQPEYSLTQLRQMIGLDLSGFDLDGPFPRHLIDTKGARGVASRFKLVLDIVDREKPTIRQLVQRLAGARGHWVIAGPPEKIADNIQAWFENRAADGFNVMPPWLPGGFDVFAEQVVPILRKRGLFREEYAGKTLRGHYGLTRPASVFSNSIQAIA; encoded by the coding sequence ATGAGCAAACGACGGCAGCTTTCCCTCAACTTCTTCATCTATCCGGACGGTCATCACGAAGCTGCCTGGCGTCACAAGGCATCGGCAGCCGACCGTATCCTTGACGTCACGTACTATCAGGATCTGGCGCAGCGCGCCGAAGCGCACAAGTTTGATGCGGTCTTCTTCGCCGATGGTCCAGCGCTCGCCGACAACATCCGCTACGCCCAGCGTTTTCGGCTCGAGCCGATTACCTTGCTCACGGCAATCGCGTCTGCCACCAAGCGGATCGGCCTGATCGCAACGGCATCGACGACCTATACCGAGCCGTACAATCTCGCCCGCCTGTTCGCTTCGCTGGATCACATCAGTGGCGGTCGGGCCGGCTGGAACATCGTCACGACAAGCACACAGCAGGCGGCGCAGAACTTCGGCTTGCCCGAGCATCCACCACACGGCGAGCGATACGAGCGTGCCAGGGAATATCTGGATGTCATCACGCGGCTGTGGGACAGCTGGGAAGACGACGCTGTCATCAACGATCCCGCGTCGGGTATCTTTGCCGATACCGGCAAGATCCATACGATCGATCACGTCGGAAAGCATTTTCGCGTGCGCGGACCTCTCAACATCTCGCGCACGCCGCAAGGCAGGCCGGTTTATGTGCAGGCCGGCTCGTCCGATGACGGCCGCGCCTTTGCCGCACGCTTCGCTGAGGCGATCTTCACGGCGCACCAGACACTTGCCAGCGCGCAGGAATTTTATGCCGACATCAAGCGGCAGGCCAAATCCTTCGACCGGCACGCTGATCAGATCAAGATCCTGCCGGGCATCAGCCCGTTCATCGCCAGTACACAGGCCGAAGCCGATCGGTTGCAGGACGAGTTCAACGAATTGATCCAGCCGGAGTATTCGTTGACCCAGCTTCGCCAGATGATCGGCCTCGATCTCTCGGGCTTCGACCTCGACGGTCCCTTCCCGCGGCATCTGATCGATACAAAGGGCGCCCGTGGCGTCGCCAGCCGCTTCAAGCTCGTGCTCGACATCGTCGATCGCGAGAAGCCGACCATCCGCCAACTGGTGCAGCGGCTTGCCGGCGCGCGCGGCCATTGGGTGATTGCCGGACCGCCGGAAAAGATCGCGGACAACATCCAGGCCTGGTTCGAGAACCGCGCCGCCGACGGCTTCAATGTCATGCCGCCCTGGCTGCCCGGCGGATTCGACGTTTTCGCCGAACAGGTGGTGCCGATCCTGCGCAAGCGCGGCTTGTTTCGCGAGGAGTACGCCGGAAAGACCTTGCGCGGCCACTACGGCCTGACGAGACCGGCCAGCGTCTTCTCCAACTCTATCCAGGCGATCGCATGA
- a CDS encoding MetQ/NlpA family ABC transporter substrate-binding protein: MFKKTVLSNFVSAFLVVGALVVGTAHAQDPAKPELKVGFVPGPYIDGFKAGVAPELQKKGYRIRYVEFSTGLEANNAVFKGEIDANVMQHTIFLNSYNERQKTDLAGIVHVPTPPMGLYSKKHPLGTPIKPGSTVAVPNDPVNLQRALWVLRDLGLIEIRDSKPIDVTELDVIKNPGSIKIVPLEAAQAPRALDDVDFAAVQGNFAIYSGLKLTNAFALERMTTPYINVVAVKRGNAESTWAQDIVAGYKSQTFKTAILSNRFYDGFTLPDYLK; this comes from the coding sequence ATGTTCAAGAAGACTGTGCTGTCCAACTTCGTTTCGGCGTTCCTGGTCGTCGGCGCGCTTGTGGTGGGAACCGCGCACGCGCAGGACCCCGCCAAGCCCGAACTCAAGGTTGGCTTCGTTCCCGGCCCCTATATCGATGGGTTCAAGGCCGGCGTTGCGCCCGAGTTGCAGAAGAAGGGATATCGCATCCGCTACGTCGAATTCTCCACTGGCCTAGAAGCCAATAACGCCGTGTTCAAGGGCGAGATCGACGCCAATGTCATGCAGCACACGATCTTCCTCAATTCGTATAATGAACGCCAGAAGACCGACTTGGCCGGAATCGTCCACGTACCAACCCCTCCGATGGGGCTGTATTCGAAGAAGCACCCGCTGGGCACGCCAATTAAACCCGGATCGACCGTCGCGGTACCCAACGATCCCGTCAATCTGCAACGCGCGTTGTGGGTCCTGCGCGACCTCGGTTTGATCGAAATTCGCGACAGCAAGCCGATCGACGTCACGGAACTCGACGTCATCAAGAATCCCGGGAGCATCAAGATCGTGCCACTGGAGGCAGCCCAGGCTCCACGCGCCCTCGACGACGTCGACTTCGCCGCCGTTCAAGGCAATTTCGCGATCTACAGCGGATTGAAACTGACCAATGCCTTCGCGCTCGAGAGGATGACGACGCCTTATATCAACGTGGTGGCGGTGAAGCGCGGCAATGCGGAAAGCACGTGGGCACAGGATATTGTCGCGGGCTACAAGTCGCAGACCTTCAAGACGGCGATTCTCTCGAACCGGTTCTACGACGGCTTTACCCTGCCGGACTATTTGAAGTGA
- a CDS encoding ABC transporter permease: MTSDVSTIRTVGRGLVLPAFLLALWEIFSHSGLVNRQFLPPLEHVAATAWRELASGKLVHALSASLRRDLLGFLLGAGVGVLVGLVLGLSRIADRIVTTWFNGLKQIALLAWIPLISLWFGFDEVAKVVFIALAAAIPVILNLVEGVHATSEKFIEVGEVFRFSRLQFIVCVYLPSAIPSLLTGLHLALIYAWLATIGAEYFMAAGPGIGGLIIAGRERFDMDLVMLGIIVVGTVGFTVDRGATWLERRLIPWRTV, from the coding sequence ATGACCTCTGATGTTTCCACGATCAGAACCGTAGGGCGCGGACTGGTGCTGCCGGCATTCCTGCTCGCCTTGTGGGAGATCTTCAGCCACTCCGGCCTCGTCAATCGCCAGTTCCTGCCACCGCTGGAGCATGTCGCGGCCACCGCGTGGCGCGAGCTCGCCAGCGGTAAACTCGTCCATGCGCTTTCGGCAAGTCTGCGCCGCGACCTGCTTGGCTTCCTGCTAGGCGCTGGTGTCGGCGTGCTGGTCGGCCTTGTGCTTGGCCTGTCGCGGATCGCAGACCGGATCGTCACGACCTGGTTCAACGGGCTCAAGCAGATCGCGCTCTTGGCCTGGATTCCGCTGATCTCGCTTTGGTTCGGCTTTGACGAGGTCGCCAAGGTCGTGTTCATCGCCCTGGCGGCGGCGATCCCGGTGATCCTCAATTTGGTCGAGGGCGTGCATGCCACCTCGGAGAAGTTCATCGAGGTTGGCGAGGTTTTCAGGTTCAGCCGCCTGCAGTTCATCGTCTGCGTCTATCTTCCGTCGGCGATTCCTTCGCTGTTAACCGGCCTTCACCTCGCACTAATCTATGCCTGGCTCGCCACCATTGGTGCGGAGTACTTTATGGCCGCAGGCCCCGGCATCGGCGGTCTCATCATCGCCGGCCGCGAACGCTTTGACATGGACCTCGTGATGCTCGGTATCATCGTGGTGGGCACGGTCGGGTTCACCGTCGACCGCGGCGCGACCTGGCTGGAGCGAAGGCTCATTCCCTGGCGAACGGTGTGA
- a CDS encoding ABC transporter permease: protein MSGAILQTEQGPWLLSVPGARRLSGGSVGEAVLRRAAALGWLLVLPAIALPVWILGADRGWLPEQILPRPADVLQTLRDMLVSGELAQHASYSLLRVVYGFAIGAGAGVVIGSAMGLSKRVDDFVRPLFTAIAQVPALAWIPLAMLLLGIGEALKVVVIVKAAFVPIVMNTSAGIVNVPRALVEVGETFRFTPLQMLRHVVLPGAVPPIFTGLRYGLTHAWIALVSVELLASSEGLGYLLVWGRQMFWLDTVLVAMMVIGLIGFASDKILAVVEVRLQRWRTNDL, encoded by the coding sequence ATGAGCGGCGCGATATTACAAACGGAGCAAGGGCCGTGGCTGCTGTCGGTGCCTGGCGCACGACGTCTTTCCGGCGGCAGCGTCGGCGAAGCCGTCTTGCGCCGGGCGGCGGCGCTGGGCTGGCTGCTGGTGCTGCCGGCGATCGCGTTGCCGGTCTGGATTCTCGGCGCCGATCGCGGCTGGCTGCCGGAACAAATCCTGCCGCGGCCAGCCGACGTCCTGCAGACGCTTCGCGACATGCTCGTGAGCGGTGAATTGGCGCAGCATGCGAGCTATAGCCTTCTGCGCGTGGTTTACGGTTTCGCCATTGGCGCCGGCGCCGGCGTTGTGATCGGCTCGGCAATGGGCCTCTCCAAAAGGGTGGACGACTTCGTCCGGCCGCTGTTCACGGCGATCGCGCAGGTCCCGGCGCTCGCCTGGATTCCGCTTGCCATGTTGCTGCTCGGGATCGGCGAGGCCTTGAAGGTCGTCGTGATCGTCAAGGCGGCCTTTGTACCCATCGTCATGAACACCAGCGCAGGGATCGTCAACGTGCCGCGCGCGCTGGTGGAAGTGGGCGAGACATTCCGCTTCACACCACTGCAGATGCTTCGTCACGTAGTGCTGCCCGGCGCGGTGCCGCCGATCTTCACCGGACTGCGCTACGGTTTGACTCATGCATGGATCGCGCTGGTCAGCGTGGAACTGCTGGCCTCCTCGGAGGGCCTCGGTTATCTGCTGGTCTGGGGTCGCCAGATGTTCTGGCTCGATACCGTGCTGGTCGCGATGATGGTGATCGGATTGATCGGGTTTGCCAGCGACAAGATTCTGGCGGTTGTCGAAGTCCGGCTGCAGCGTTGGCGGACCAATGACCTCTGA
- a CDS encoding ABC transporter ATP-binding protein, translating into MSTELQTVEAAVPAETPALGRGRLEVRNVSKSYRVNGAPIEVLHDVSLDVAAGAFMSILGPSGCGKSTLLRLISGLERDYRGSINQDGESITGTSLDRGIVFQEPRLFPWATVWQNIALGLKNAPISESAKRESIAAHITLVGLDGFADAYPHQLSGGMAQRTAIARGLVNRPRLLLLDEPFGALDALTRARLQIELQRIWAHEKITMILVTHDVDEAVFLGDRVVVLAPRPGRISRIFDIRAPRPRERSDDDLVRIRNGVLRTLGDDGANAARGPIAARTAS; encoded by the coding sequence ATGAGCACTGAACTTCAGACGGTCGAGGCTGCCGTACCAGCCGAAACGCCGGCGCTCGGCCGCGGGCGACTTGAAGTACGCAACGTCTCCAAGTCATACAGGGTAAATGGCGCCCCGATCGAGGTGTTGCACGACGTCTCTCTCGATGTCGCAGCCGGTGCGTTCATGTCGATTCTCGGACCAAGCGGCTGCGGCAAGTCGACGCTGCTCCGATTGATCTCGGGACTCGAGCGAGACTACCGCGGCAGCATTAACCAGGACGGTGAGTCGATCACCGGTACGAGTCTCGACCGCGGCATCGTCTTCCAGGAGCCGCGGCTATTTCCCTGGGCGACGGTTTGGCAGAACATCGCGCTCGGGTTGAAGAATGCCCCAATTAGCGAAAGCGCCAAACGGGAGTCCATCGCGGCTCACATTACCCTGGTCGGCCTGGATGGCTTCGCCGACGCATATCCGCATCAACTCTCCGGCGGGATGGCGCAACGGACGGCAATCGCGCGCGGCCTCGTCAATCGGCCGCGCCTGCTGCTGCTGGATGAGCCGTTCGGCGCGCTGGATGCGCTCACCCGCGCGCGGCTGCAGATCGAGCTGCAGCGGATTTGGGCGCATGAGAAGATCACCATGATTCTGGTCACCCACGACGTCGACGAAGCGGTTTTTCTCGGCGATCGCGTCGTCGTGCTGGCGCCGCGTCCGGGCCGGATCTCGCGCATCTTCGACATCAGGGCGCCACGGCCGCGGGAGCGGAGCGACGACGATCTGGTCCGCATTCGCAATGGGGTGCTGCGAACGCTCGGGGATGACGGTGCGAATGCGGCGCGAGGGCCTATCGCAGCAAGGACCGCGTCATGA
- a CDS encoding ABC transporter substrate-binding protein — MTTRRNTLHRMLAVTLAVGALGMVAPAGAAEPITVRIGFASVGADNRQFSGGSSAAVVHSERYLDQELPDRPEVRVEWYFFKGAGPAVNEAFANNQLDFALQGDLPQIIGRANGLKTKILLASGAHAPIYLAVPVGSPVRKVSDLRGRKVSIFRGTNNHLAAVKVLNGNGLQERDVQVINMDTATTNAALTARDIDAAFGNFPLAGLAEKNIVEIIYTTKGDNPAYERHSTLIGQEAFIKAHPDITQKIVSAIVRAARWSSEEANREAFFEISSRTGFPASGYRYDFSGQQLNYRNSPIIDASIIESYRFQAKQAKEFGLLRRDVNVDGWFDRSFLDAALKEQGLVQYWPEYDAGGKPLAVGQ, encoded by the coding sequence ATGACCACAAGGCGCAACACGCTTCATCGGATGCTGGCGGTAACGCTCGCGGTCGGCGCGCTTGGTATGGTTGCTCCGGCAGGGGCTGCCGAGCCGATCACGGTACGGATCGGGTTTGCTTCTGTTGGAGCCGACAATCGTCAATTCTCCGGCGGTTCCTCGGCGGCGGTGGTTCACTCCGAACGATACCTCGACCAGGAGTTGCCCGATCGTCCCGAAGTCAGGGTCGAGTGGTACTTCTTCAAAGGCGCAGGTCCTGCCGTCAACGAAGCCTTTGCCAACAACCAGCTCGATTTCGCGCTTCAGGGTGACCTGCCGCAGATCATCGGGCGGGCCAACGGCCTGAAGACGAAGATACTACTCGCCTCGGGCGCGCACGCGCCGATATATCTTGCGGTGCCAGTGGGGTCGCCGGTGCGGAAGGTCTCCGACCTGCGCGGTCGCAAGGTGTCGATCTTCCGCGGCACCAACAACCACCTCGCCGCCGTGAAGGTGCTCAACGGTAATGGCCTGCAGGAGAGGGATGTTCAGGTCATCAACATGGATACTGCGACCACGAATGCAGCCTTGACGGCGCGGGACATCGATGCCGCCTTCGGAAATTTTCCGCTCGCCGGCCTTGCCGAGAAGAACATCGTGGAGATCATTTACACCACCAAAGGCGACAATCCAGCCTATGAGCGCCATTCCACACTGATCGGGCAGGAGGCGTTCATCAAGGCGCATCCCGACATCACGCAAAAGATCGTCTCGGCGATCGTCCGCGCGGCGCGCTGGTCGTCGGAAGAGGCCAATCGTGAAGCGTTCTTCGAAATCTCGTCGCGTACCGGCTTTCCCGCATCGGGCTACCGCTATGATTTCTCCGGACAGCAACTGAACTACCGGAATTCGCCGATCATCGACGCATCGATCATTGAGAGCTACCGCTTCCAGGCCAAGCAGGCCAAGGAGTTCGGATTGCTTCGCCGCGACGTCAATGTCGACGGCTGGTTCGATCGTTCGTTCCTGGATGCCGCTCTGAAGGAGCAGGGGCTGGTTCAGTACTGGCCGGAATACGACGCGGGTGGAAAGCCGCTCGCGGTCGGTCAATGA